A single Parabacteroides timonensis DNA region contains:
- a CDS encoding cation:proton antiporter domain-containing protein, translating into MSQIPSLISDLAVILISAGLVTLLFKRLKQPVVLGYIVAGILAGPAIKEIPTVTDIESIRIWADIGVVFLLFALGLDFSFKKLMKVGGTAVIGAITVVIGMMTFGYITGLSLGWGHMNSLFLGGMLSMSSTTIIFKAFDDMGLRNQRFAGVVFGILVVEDLFAVLLMVLLSTLAVSKHVEGMELLDSVIKLGVFLLFCFVVGIYLIPSFLRRARTFLNDETLLIVSLGLCLGMVMIATKAGFSSALGAFVMGSILAETIDAEHIEHIVKPVKDLFGAIFFVSVGMLIDPVLLWEYKIPILILTIVVMVGQILFGSFGVLLSGQTIKVAIQSGFSLAQIGEFAFIIASLGLTLGVTDNFLYPIVVAVSVITTFFTPYMIRMAEPAYKIAERTIPASWKSFLERYSSGSNTIRQKSTWNKLLKALIRIVGTYTAVTLVLIFIWLQFIAPFIISKLPGIRGEVISLILILILISPMLRAIMMKKNHSVEYEQLWHDSKYNRGPLVSLIVLRIILCIGLVMLPVARLLNAAAGIAFAIAATVITLVILSKWLKKQSILMERHFFTNLTAREMENERNAPIKQRFASHLLERDLHLADFEVKQNSPSMGKTLKELNFRQKCNVNIVTIIRGDRRINIPGGNERLYPFDKLIVVGADDELNHFRQYIEERYKESLSNRQETKEVNMEQFFISEGSGLIGRTILESGIRDNSGCLVIGIERDAHSIKNPPPTTVFEQNDIVWIVGEHEKVVRLSEGKTVK; encoded by the coding sequence ATGTCTCAGATTCCTTCATTAATTTCAGACCTGGCAGTAATATTGATTTCTGCGGGACTTGTTACTTTGCTTTTCAAGAGATTGAAGCAACCAGTCGTACTTGGCTACATTGTTGCCGGAATCCTGGCCGGACCAGCCATAAAAGAAATTCCCACCGTTACAGACATAGAAAGTATCCGTATTTGGGCAGATATAGGTGTTGTGTTCCTGCTTTTTGCGTTAGGACTCGACTTCAGTTTCAAAAAACTGATGAAAGTCGGGGGGACTGCTGTCATCGGAGCAATAACGGTCGTGATCGGAATGATGACATTCGGATATATCACAGGTCTTTCGTTGGGTTGGGGGCATATGAACAGCCTTTTTCTCGGTGGGATGCTTTCCATGTCGTCTACAACAATTATATTTAAGGCTTTCGATGATATGGGACTCCGCAACCAGCGGTTTGCAGGTGTAGTATTCGGAATTTTGGTAGTAGAAGATTTATTTGCCGTCCTGTTGATGGTACTGCTTTCCACTCTGGCCGTCAGCAAGCATGTCGAAGGTATGGAATTACTGGACAGCGTGATCAAACTCGGCGTTTTCCTGCTTTTCTGTTTCGTTGTGGGTATTTACCTGATTCCTTCTTTCCTGAGAAGGGCCAGAACATTCCTCAATGACGAAACATTACTGATCGTCAGCCTCGGTCTCTGCCTCGGAATGGTGATGATTGCTACTAAAGCCGGATTCTCTTCTGCATTAGGAGCCTTTGTAATGGGATCGATTCTGGCCGAAACGATCGATGCCGAACATATCGAACATATAGTGAAACCTGTAAAGGATCTTTTCGGAGCCATCTTCTTTGTTTCAGTGGGTATGCTGATAGATCCGGTATTACTTTGGGAATATAAAATACCGATCCTGATATTAACGATCGTTGTAATGGTTGGACAAATATTATTCGGCAGTTTCGGTGTCCTATTATCAGGGCAGACAATAAAAGTCGCTATCCAATCCGGTTTTTCACTGGCACAGATAGGTGAATTTGCTTTCATTATCGCCTCTCTGGGTCTGACTCTTGGAGTGACGGACAATTTCCTTTATCCGATCGTTGTTGCCGTTTCTGTTATAACGACCTTTTTCACTCCATATATGATACGAATGGCTGAACCTGCTTACAAAATAGCAGAACGTACCATTCCTGCCAGTTGGAAAAGTTTTCTGGAACGCTATTCCTCCGGTTCGAATACGATCCGGCAAAAAAGTACCTGGAATAAGCTATTAAAAGCGTTGATACGTATTGTCGGAACTTATACAGCCGTCACACTGGTTCTGATATTTATCTGGTTACAATTCATCGCCCCATTCATTATCAGCAAATTACCCGGCATACGAGGAGAAGTCATCTCATTGATCCTGATCCTCATACTGATCTCACCAATGTTACGGGCGATCATGATGAAAAAGAACCACTCCGTCGAATACGAGCAATTATGGCACGACAGCAAATACAACCGTGGCCCGCTGGTTTCCCTGATCGTATTACGCATCATATTATGCATAGGCCTTGTAATGCTTCCTGTTGCGCGCCTGCTGAATGCTGCTGCCGGAATAGCCTTTGCTATCGCCGCGACCGTAATAACCCTTGTTATTCTCTCCAAATGGCTTAAAAAGCAATCGATCCTGATGGAACGTCACTTTTTCACGAATCTGACAGCACGGGAAATGGAAAATGAACGCAACGCTCCCATCAAACAAAGGTTTGCAAGTCACTTGCTGGAACGTGATCTCCATCTGGCCGACTTCGAAGTCAAACAAAATTCACCCAGTATGGGAAAGACACTTAAAGAATTGAATTTCCGGCAAAAATGTAACGTAAACATCGTTACTATCATCCGGGGAGACCGACGTATCAATATCCCGGGTGGAAACGAACGGCTTTACCCTTTCGACAAATTGATCGTAGTCGGTGCAGACGACGAACTGAACCATTTCCGGCAATACATAGAAGAGCGTTATAAAGAATCTTTGAGTAACCGACAGGAAACAAAAGAGGTAAACATGGAGCAGTTCTTTATCAGCGAAGGTTCCGGACTGATCGGACGAACCATTCTCGAATCAGGAATACGTGACAATTCCGGCTGTCTGGTCATCGGTATCGAACGGGATGCCCATTCGATCAAAAATCCGCCTCCTACTACTGTATTTGAACAAAACGATATAGTATGGATTGTAGGTGAACACGAAAAAGTGGTACGTCTCAGCGAAGGAAAAACAGTAAAATAA
- the kdsB gene encoding 3-deoxy-manno-octulosonate cytidylyltransferase, with the protein MKFIGIIPARYASTRFPGKPLADMAGKPMIQRVYEQVKDVLDAVCVATDDDRIEAAVKSFGGEVVMTSDQHRSGTDRCYEAYTKVGEGYDVIVNIQGDEPFIHPEQIETLKACFSDTNTQIATLVKPFRPDDDFETTLFNANSPKVVLNKNSEAMYFSRSIIPYMRGKNYQEWLPNHTYYKHIGLYAYRADTLKEITRLPQSPLELAESLEQLRWLENGYRIKVGITSQETIGIDTPEDMVKALAFLREQHG; encoded by the coding sequence ATGAAATTTATCGGAATAATACCGGCAAGATATGCCTCAACCCGCTTTCCTGGAAAGCCTTTGGCTGACATGGCCGGAAAGCCTATGATACAACGCGTCTATGAACAAGTAAAAGATGTTCTGGATGCAGTATGCGTTGCAACTGACGATGACCGCATTGAAGCGGCTGTAAAATCTTTCGGCGGAGAAGTTGTTATGACTTCCGATCAACACCGAAGCGGGACAGACCGTTGTTACGAAGCTTATACAAAAGTAGGTGAAGGTTACGACGTAATCGTTAATATCCAGGGAGATGAGCCTTTCATCCATCCGGAACAAATAGAAACATTGAAAGCTTGTTTTTCGGACACCAACACACAAATCGCCACCCTGGTGAAACCATTCCGGCCGGACGATGACTTCGAAACGACGCTATTCAATGCCAATTCACCGAAAGTCGTCCTGAATAAAAACAGTGAAGCCATGTACTTCAGCCGTTCGATTATCCCCTATATGAGAGGCAAGAACTACCAGGAATGGCTACCCAATCACACCTATTATAAACATATCGGATTATACGCCTACCGCGCCGATACATTAAAAGAAATTACCCGCCTGCCACAATCACCGCTCGAACTGGCCGAAAGCCTGGAACAGCTCCGGTGGCTTGAAAACGGATATAGAATAAAAGTCGGCATTACTTCACAGGAAACGATCGGTATCGACACACCGGAAGACATGGTGAAAGCCCTGGCTTTCCTTAGGGAACAGCATGGCTAA
- a CDS encoding DUF6057 family protein — translation MSKKEKLLQGVVTGVFVLSCIIFFQFFGSDYLFEKEQVVDLSSLFGAVSECQGKPALLACSLAKILSSLMVPIGGGALLITLILLLEWWAFTYILKRFHVGEMAFLYALLPVVLEWGTYCSQRYHLASILSLVIVLLLFCGYMAIKNKLLSMLVGFALLFIVYALVGSRLFIYVILVLLYEAEIGGKRWVYWALLLITGIVLPEFLKSVYGLSEADAYQYPNPWLPAFFPAIAIASVLVITQFKAIRHLPANVWSVSIMSGLLVLFVIASVFSHAVP, via the coding sequence ATGAGTAAGAAAGAAAAGCTTTTACAAGGAGTTGTAACTGGGGTCTTTGTATTATCATGTATCATTTTTTTCCAGTTTTTCGGTTCGGATTATTTGTTTGAAAAGGAGCAGGTCGTTGATTTATCATCGCTATTCGGTGCTGTGTCCGAATGTCAAGGTAAACCGGCATTGCTTGCTTGTTCTTTGGCTAAAATACTCTCATCTTTAATGGTTCCTATCGGTGGGGGCGCCTTGTTGATTACTCTTATCTTGTTGTTGGAGTGGTGGGCTTTCACTTATATATTGAAGCGTTTTCATGTAGGGGAGATGGCTTTTTTATATGCTTTGCTGCCTGTCGTGCTGGAGTGGGGAACTTATTGCAGTCAGAGGTATCACCTGGCTTCTATCTTATCGCTGGTAATTGTTTTATTATTGTTTTGTGGCTATATGGCTATTAAGAATAAATTGCTGTCGATGCTGGTTGGGTTTGCCTTATTGTTTATAGTGTATGCGCTGGTTGGTAGCAGGCTGTTTATTTATGTCATCCTGGTTTTACTGTATGAAGCGGAGATAGGGGGAAAAAGATGGGTGTATTGGGCTTTACTATTGATAACAGGAATTGTTTTACCTGAATTTCTTAAAAGTGTATATGGCCTTTCGGAGGCTGATGCATATCAATATCCCAATCCATGGCTTCCGGCCTTCTTTCCGGCCATAGCAATTGCTTCCGTATTGGTTATTACACAGTTCAAGGCAATCCGGCATTTGCCTGCCAACGTATGGTCGGTGTCTATCATGTCCGGACTGCTGGTGTTATTTGTGATAGCTTCTGTTTTTAGCCATGCTGTTCCCTAA